In a genomic window of Streptomyces sp. BHT-5-2:
- a CDS encoding LysR family transcriptional regulator: protein MSLRQMEYLVAVVEEQSFTRAAEALHVSQSALSHQIKALEREVGGPLLERMTRGVRLTAMGRAYYPHAELAVRSADQARRAALAAGGAESGELHIATVHAQAVGVLPAVCARWTGLRPGVRLVLHEYATTGELTDRMARGVADMALGPRPEDWPGPVTVVGRERMVVVVPHGDPLADRESVRLADLADRPWVRCSLEPVVAGRRWLDVECERAGFTPHTAVRTQHTSTAVRMASAGVGVLLTAAHELTGLDCARIPTDPPWRRDITVFSRVELTGAAAEFTELLREWGAGEVV, encoded by the coding sequence ATGAGCCTGCGGCAGATGGAATACCTGGTGGCGGTGGTCGAGGAGCAGTCCTTCACCCGGGCCGCGGAGGCGCTGCACGTCAGCCAGTCCGCGCTCTCGCACCAGATCAAGGCGCTGGAACGGGAGGTCGGCGGCCCGCTGTTGGAGCGGATGACCCGCGGGGTGCGGCTGACCGCGATGGGCCGGGCCTACTACCCGCACGCCGAACTCGCCGTCCGCAGCGCCGACCAGGCCCGCCGCGCGGCGCTGGCGGCCGGCGGGGCGGAGAGCGGGGAACTCCACATCGCGACGGTGCACGCGCAGGCCGTCGGGGTGCTCCCGGCGGTCTGCGCCCGCTGGACCGGGCTGCGCCCCGGGGTCCGCCTGGTGCTCCACGAGTACGCCACCACCGGCGAACTGACCGACCGGATGGCGCGCGGGGTCGCCGACATGGCACTGGGGCCGCGCCCGGAGGACTGGCCGGGGCCGGTCACCGTCGTCGGCCGGGAGCGGATGGTGGTGGTCGTCCCGCACGGCGACCCGCTCGCCGACCGGGAGTCGGTGCGGCTGGCGGACCTGGCGGACCGGCCCTGGGTGCGGTGCAGCCTGGAACCCGTCGTGGCCGGCCGCCGCTGGCTGGACGTGGAGTGCGAACGGGCCGGCTTCACCCCGCACACCGCCGTCCGTACCCAGCACACCTCGACGGCCGTCCGGATGGCCTCGGCCGGCGTCGGCGTGCTGCTCACCGCCGCCCACGAACTCACCGGCCTCGACTGCGCCCGGATACCCACCGATCCGCCGTGGCGCCGCGACATCACGGTCTTCTCACGGGTGGAACTGACCGGCGCGGCGGCGGAGTTCACGGAACTGCTGCGGGAGTGGGGTGCGGGCGAGGTCGTGTGA
- the treY gene encoding malto-oligosyltrehalose synthase, whose product MTQPSSPSPTATYRLQLQPDFPFAAAERAVPYLTALGVSHLHLSPVLEAVPGSTHGYDVTGHAAVRAELGGEEGLRALAATARAHGLGLVVDIVPNHMAVPSPVSLNGPLWEVLRDGPASRYAHWFDIDWDGGHRGRLLLPVLEGRIGDELPRFRVEGPLLHYGGQVFPLRPGTERLPLPRLLEAQWYRLAWWRLARTELNYRRFFTISQLIGVRVEDPEVFAATHATVLRLVREGVVDGLRVDHPDGLVDPGGYLARLRAGTKGCWTVVEKILTGAERLPGDWACAGTTGYDALRHIDGLFVCPQGSGRLFSHYRDFVTPLADEGGDWEETARRAAYEVVEHELAAEVERLVRTAARIAERVPRPGDHAPWALRQAVRELLVRLPVYRPYTGDAPGGARAAADAAMLRGAAERARATFRVPEEAAAVDLVHDLALGRFAGGGEEGDDGTGGGDGTAGSEATDREAEGDLVTRDVADFAARFAQTASALYAKSVEDTAFYRYPVLLSACEVGGDPGEPAVGPGTFHEYCARLQRDWPESGTALSTHDTKRSADVRARIAVLSECPDRWRDVLSTVADGAEAAADAVPVDPMVAWTAWQTAFGLGASAAGGPAAERLTPAVLKAVREAGLRTTWTEPDAVYEEAVAEFVRGGPGGPAAAGLASLEAELAPHVRANVLGAALLHLTMPGVPDLYQGTEREYAALVDPDNRRPPRFEPELLAELDGGAAPADASAEKLRLTAAALRLRRSHPEWFGAASTYEPLAAEGPAAEHCVAFVRGGRVVTAVTRLSLRLRETGGWWDTVLRLPAGGDWRELLTGRTLAGGTAVGVDTLLTQWPVALLVREEGRGATRAARAAWAELPEEERQQRAGDTAT is encoded by the coding sequence ATGACGCAGCCTTCGAGTCCGTCGCCGACCGCCACCTACCGGCTGCAGCTCCAGCCGGACTTCCCGTTCGCCGCCGCCGAACGAGCTGTCCCGTACCTCACCGCCCTCGGGGTGTCCCATCTGCACCTCTCCCCCGTACTGGAGGCGGTGCCGGGCTCCACCCACGGGTACGACGTGACCGGCCACGCGGCGGTGCGCGCCGAACTGGGCGGCGAGGAGGGGCTGCGGGCACTGGCGGCGACGGCCCGCGCGCACGGCCTCGGACTGGTCGTCGACATCGTGCCCAACCACATGGCGGTGCCCTCGCCGGTGTCGCTCAACGGGCCGCTGTGGGAGGTGCTGCGCGACGGCCCGGCGTCGCGGTACGCGCACTGGTTCGACATCGACTGGGACGGCGGGCACCGGGGGCGGCTGCTGCTGCCCGTCCTGGAGGGGCGGATCGGGGACGAGCTCCCCCGCTTCCGGGTCGAGGGGCCGCTGCTGCACTACGGGGGGCAGGTCTTCCCGCTGCGCCCCGGTACGGAGCGGCTGCCCCTGCCGCGTCTCCTGGAGGCGCAGTGGTACCGCCTCGCCTGGTGGCGGCTGGCCCGCACCGAGCTCAACTACCGGCGTTTCTTCACCATTTCGCAGCTGATCGGGGTCCGCGTCGAGGACCCGGAGGTGTTCGCCGCGACGCACGCGACGGTACTGCGGCTGGTCCGGGAGGGCGTCGTCGACGGGCTGCGGGTCGACCATCCGGACGGACTGGTGGATCCGGGCGGCTATCTGGCGCGGCTGCGGGCCGGCACCAAGGGCTGCTGGACGGTGGTGGAGAAGATCCTCACCGGCGCGGAGCGGCTGCCGGGCGACTGGGCGTGCGCCGGCACCACGGGCTATGACGCGCTGCGCCACATCGACGGGCTGTTCGTCTGCCCGCAGGGCTCGGGGCGGCTCTTCTCGCACTACCGGGACTTCGTCACCCCGTTGGCCGACGAGGGCGGCGACTGGGAGGAGACGGCGCGCCGGGCCGCCTACGAGGTCGTCGAGCACGAACTGGCGGCGGAGGTGGAGCGGTTGGTGCGGACCGCGGCACGGATCGCCGAGCGGGTGCCCCGGCCGGGCGACCACGCGCCGTGGGCGCTGCGGCAGGCGGTGCGGGAACTGCTGGTGCGGCTGCCGGTCTACCGCCCGTACACCGGGGACGCCCCCGGCGGCGCGCGGGCCGCGGCGGACGCGGCGATGCTGCGCGGCGCGGCGGAACGGGCCCGGGCCACCTTCCGGGTGCCGGAGGAGGCAGCGGCGGTGGATCTCGTCCACGACCTGGCGCTGGGGCGGTTCGCCGGCGGCGGGGAGGAAGGTGACGACGGCACGGGCGGCGGGGACGGCACGGCGGGCTCCGAGGCCACGGACCGGGAAGCGGAGGGGGATCTCGTGACCCGGGATGTCGCGGACTTCGCGGCGCGGTTCGCCCAGACCGCGTCCGCGCTGTACGCCAAGTCCGTGGAGGACACCGCCTTCTACCGCTATCCGGTGCTGCTGTCGGCGTGCGAGGTCGGCGGCGATCCCGGGGAACCCGCGGTGGGGCCCGGGACGTTCCACGAGTACTGCGCGCGGCTGCAGCGGGACTGGCCGGAGAGCGGCACGGCACTCTCCACGCACGACACCAAGCGCAGTGCCGATGTGCGGGCGCGGATCGCGGTGTTGTCGGAGTGCCCGGACCGGTGGCGGGATGTGCTGAGCACGGTGGCCGACGGGGCGGAGGCGGCGGCCGATGCGGTTCCGGTGGATCCGATGGTGGCCTGGACGGCCTGGCAGACCGCTTTCGGGCTCGGCGCGTCCGCCGCCGGGGGCCCGGCGGCGGAGCGTCTGACCCCCGCGGTCCTCAAGGCGGTGCGGGAGGCCGGGCTGCGCACGACCTGGACGGAGCCGGACGCGGTGTACGAGGAGGCGGTGGCGGAGTTCGTCCGCGGTGGGCCCGGCGGCCCGGCGGCCGCTGGGCTGGCTTCCCTGGAGGCCGAACTCGCCCCGCACGTCCGGGCGAACGTCCTGGGCGCCGCGCTGCTGCACCTCACCATGCCGGGCGTCCCCGACCTCTATCAGGGCACCGAGCGGGAGTACGCGGCGCTGGTCGATCCGGACAACCGGCGGCCCCCGCGGTTCGAGCCGGAGCTGCTCGCGGAGCTGGACGGCGGTGCCGCGCCCGCCGACGCGTCCGCCGAGAAGCTGCGGCTGACGGCGGCCGCGCTGCGGCTGCGGCGCTCGCACCCGGAGTGGTTCGGCGCCGCCTCGACGTACGAGCCGCTGGCCGCGGAGGGCCCGGCGGCCGAGCACTGTGTGGCCTTCGTCCGCGGCGGGCGGGTGGTGACGGCGGTGACCCGGCTCTCGCTGCGGCTGCGGGAGACCGGCGGCTGGTGGGACACCGTGCTGCGGCTGCCCGCGGGCGGCGACTGGCGGGAGCTGCTCACCGGCCGCACGCTGGCGGGCGGCACCGCGGTGGGGGTGGACACCCTGCTGACACAGTGGCCGGTGGCGCTGCTCGTACGGGAGGAAGGGCGCGGGGCGACGCGGGCGGCACGGGCGGCATGGGCCGAACTGCCGGAGGAGGAGCGGCAGCAGCGGGCGGGCGACACGGCCACCTGA
- a CDS encoding MFS transporter translates to MTAAATYRRVLALSGPLLPVVSFLGRLPTAMCQLGTVLLVAATSGSLTTAGLVGGALAAGQTVAGPLTGRLADRHGQRPVVLVACWVNALAVAALVAAALARTATPPLALIGLLAGASVPQIGPLARTRLVALAHRAAAEDRVVSAALSLEGTLDEVSFVLGPALVGLAATVAHPAVALALAAVLLAVCGTAFALHPTAAATRPAAPPSARGTRPPRPARTRLPRAVHAMRLSTALQGAMFGACQAGITALTERLHQPAQAGLVYAAMGVMSAAAGLSLALLPARIGLPARWRAAAAALIVLSVPLLSVRSLGALYLVVVVLGAAFAPHLITLFGLTERLVPATRLAESMAFLTSAVVGGQAVALALSGRLADAHGPAAAFAVAVGAAVLVLAVALTTRAGSLSPTAPNEATGARTGGLRPAAGAPAGSARSASAGRRP, encoded by the coding sequence ATGACCGCCGCCGCCACCTATCGCCGGGTGCTCGCCCTGAGTGGGCCGCTGCTGCCCGTCGTCTCCTTCCTGGGGCGGCTGCCGACCGCCATGTGCCAGCTCGGCACCGTGCTGCTGGTGGCCGCGACGAGCGGTTCGCTGACCACCGCGGGCCTGGTCGGCGGCGCCCTGGCGGCGGGTCAGACGGTGGCCGGCCCGCTGACCGGGCGGCTCGCGGACCGGCACGGCCAGCGCCCGGTGGTGCTGGTGGCCTGCTGGGTCAACGCGCTCGCGGTGGCGGCCCTGGTGGCGGCCGCGCTGGCCCGTACGGCCACGCCCCCGCTCGCCCTGATCGGGCTGCTGGCCGGGGCGAGCGTGCCGCAGATCGGTCCGCTGGCCCGCACCCGGCTGGTCGCCCTGGCGCACCGGGCGGCGGCCGAGGACCGGGTGGTGAGCGCCGCGCTGTCCCTGGAGGGCACCCTGGACGAGGTGTCGTTCGTACTCGGGCCGGCGCTGGTGGGGCTGGCCGCCACCGTGGCCCATCCGGCGGTGGCGCTGGCGCTGGCCGCGGTGCTGCTGGCGGTCTGCGGCACGGCGTTCGCCCTGCACCCGACCGCGGCCGCCACCCGGCCCGCCGCGCCCCCGTCCGCCCGGGGCACGCGTCCGCCCCGCCCCGCCCGCACCCGGCTGCCCCGCGCCGTCCACGCCATGCGGCTGTCGACGGCCCTCCAGGGCGCGATGTTCGGCGCCTGCCAGGCCGGCATCACCGCGCTCACCGAACGCCTCCACCAGCCCGCCCAGGCCGGTCTGGTGTACGCGGCGATGGGCGTGATGAGCGCCGCCGCGGGGCTCTCGCTGGCGCTGCTGCCGGCCCGGATCGGTCTGCCGGCCCGCTGGCGGGCGGCCGCCGCCGCGCTGATCGTGCTGTCCGTACCGCTGTTGTCCGTCCGGTCGTTGGGGGCGCTCTATCTGGTCGTCGTGGTGCTCGGGGCGGCGTTCGCCCCGCACCTGATCACCCTCTTCGGACTCACCGAACGGCTGGTGCCGGCCACCCGGCTGGCCGAGTCGATGGCGTTCCTCACCAGCGCGGTGGTCGGCGGCCAGGCCGTGGCGCTGGCCCTCTCCGGGCGGCTCGCCGACGCCCACGGCCCGGCCGCCGCCTTCGCGGTCGCCGTCGGCGCCGCCGTGCTCGTCCTGGCCGTCGCCCTCACCACCCGCGCCGGCTCCCTGAGCCCTACCGCTCCCAACGAGGCCACCGGGGCCCGCACCGGCGGCCTCAGGCCGGCCGCTGGAGCACCAGCAGGCTCCGCCCGATCAGCGTCAGCCGGTCGCCGCCCTTGA
- the glgX gene encoding glycogen debranching protein GlgX, with translation MQVWPGQMYPLGATYDGAGTNFAVFSEAATRIELCLLHDDGSETAVELRESDAFVRHAYLPGVMPGQRYGFRAHGPYEPERGHRCNSAKLLLDPYARAMSGVIDWDEAVYGYRFGRPEVRNDLDSAPHTMASVVVNPYFDWGDDRPPRTAYHETVLYEAHVKGLTMRHPELPEELRGTYAALAHPAIIDHLTELGVTALELMPVHQFVQDHRLVDAGLSNYWGYNTIGFFAPHNAYASWGDRGQQVLEFKTAVRALHRAGIEVILDVVYNHTAEGSHLGPTLSFRGLDNASYYRLSDDRRYYMDTTGTGNSLLMRSPHVLQLVMDSLRYWVQEMRVDGFRFDLAATLARQFHEVDRLSSFFDLVHQDPVVSQVKLIAEPWDVGEGGYQVGNFPPLWTEWNGKYRDTVRDLWRGEPRTLADFGSRLAGSSDLYQEDGRRPLASINFVTCHDGFTLRDLVSYNDKRNEANGEDNRDGERFNRSWNCGAEGPTDDPSVRRLRLRQMRNLLATLMLSQGVPMLSHGDEFGRSQRGNNNAYCQDNELTWVRWPERGTPGADGAEDADETDGAEGFDGAGPEAPAAAEREEERALLAFVRQMVWLRRDHPVFRRRRFFQGHPMEGTRDELSDIAWFTTAGTEMGTRDWQSVHAKSLTVFLNGSSISEPGPRGEPVTDDSFLLMFNAHDQEKEFTVPEHLGRQWQVVVDTDRPEAAAEGRGAKVKGGDRLTLIGRSLLVLQRPA, from the coding sequence ATGCAGGTCTGGCCGGGACAGATGTATCCGTTGGGTGCCACCTACGACGGTGCGGGCACCAACTTCGCGGTGTTCTCCGAAGCCGCCACACGCATCGAGCTGTGTCTGCTGCACGACGACGGCTCGGAGACCGCCGTCGAGCTGCGCGAGTCCGACGCCTTCGTGCGGCACGCGTATCTGCCGGGGGTGATGCCGGGGCAGCGCTACGGCTTCCGGGCGCACGGCCCCTACGAGCCGGAGCGCGGGCACCGCTGCAATTCCGCCAAGCTGCTGCTCGACCCTTACGCGCGGGCGATGAGCGGCGTGATCGACTGGGACGAGGCGGTCTACGGCTACCGCTTCGGGCGCCCGGAGGTGCGCAACGACCTCGACTCGGCGCCGCACACCATGGCGTCGGTGGTGGTCAACCCGTACTTCGACTGGGGCGACGACCGCCCGCCGCGGACCGCCTACCACGAGACGGTGCTCTACGAGGCCCATGTGAAGGGCCTGACGATGCGCCACCCCGAACTACCGGAGGAGCTGCGCGGCACGTACGCGGCGCTGGCGCACCCGGCGATCATCGACCATCTGACGGAACTGGGGGTCACCGCCCTGGAGCTGATGCCGGTGCACCAGTTCGTCCAGGACCACCGGCTGGTGGACGCCGGGCTGAGCAACTACTGGGGCTACAACACCATCGGCTTCTTCGCGCCGCACAACGCCTACGCCTCCTGGGGGGACCGCGGGCAGCAGGTGCTGGAGTTCAAGACCGCGGTCCGGGCGCTGCACCGGGCGGGCATCGAGGTCATCCTCGACGTCGTCTACAACCACACGGCCGAGGGCAGCCACCTGGGGCCGACGCTGTCCTTCCGGGGGCTGGACAACGCCTCGTACTACCGGCTGTCGGACGACCGCCGCTACTACATGGACACCACGGGCACCGGGAACTCCCTGCTGATGCGCAGTCCGCACGTGCTCCAGCTGGTGATGGACTCGCTGCGCTACTGGGTGCAGGAGATGCGGGTGGACGGGTTCCGGTTCGACCTGGCGGCGACGCTCGCGCGGCAGTTCCACGAGGTGGACCGGCTGTCGTCGTTCTTCGACCTGGTGCACCAGGATCCGGTGGTCAGCCAGGTCAAGCTGATCGCCGAGCCGTGGGACGTCGGGGAGGGCGGCTACCAGGTGGGGAACTTCCCGCCGCTGTGGACGGAGTGGAACGGCAAGTACCGGGACACCGTGCGGGACCTGTGGCGCGGCGAGCCGCGCACGCTGGCGGACTTCGGGTCCCGGCTGGCCGGTTCGTCCGACCTCTACCAGGAGGACGGGCGGCGGCCGCTGGCCTCGATCAACTTCGTCACCTGCCACGACGGTTTCACCCTGCGCGACCTGGTCTCGTACAACGACAAGCGCAACGAGGCCAACGGCGAGGACAACCGGGACGGCGAGCGCTTCAACCGGTCGTGGAACTGCGGGGCCGAGGGGCCGACCGACGACCCCTCGGTGCGCCGGCTGCGGCTGAGGCAGATGCGGAACCTCCTCGCCACCCTGATGCTGTCGCAGGGCGTGCCGATGCTCAGCCACGGCGACGAGTTCGGGCGCAGCCAGCGCGGCAACAACAACGCCTACTGCCAGGACAACGAGCTGACCTGGGTGCGGTGGCCGGAGCGGGGGACGCCGGGCGCCGACGGGGCGGAGGACGCGGACGAGACCGACGGGGCCGAGGGGTTCGACGGGGCCGGGCCGGAGGCACCGGCGGCGGCCGAGCGGGAGGAGGAGCGGGCGCTGCTGGCGTTCGTCCGGCAGATGGTGTGGCTGCGCCGGGACCACCCGGTCTTCCGGCGGCGGCGGTTCTTCCAGGGGCACCCGATGGAGGGCACCCGTGACGAGCTGTCCGACATCGCGTGGTTCACCACGGCCGGCACGGAGATGGGGACCCGCGACTGGCAGTCCGTCCACGCCAAGTCGCTGACGGTCTTCCTCAACGGCAGCTCGATCTCGGAACCGGGGCCGCGCGGCGAGCCGGTCACCGACGACTCGTTCCTGCTGATGTTCAACGCCCACGACCAGGAGAAGGAGTTCACGGTGCCGGAGCACCTGGGCCGGCAGTGGCAGGTGGTGGTGGACACCGACCGGCCGGAGGCGGCGGCGGAGGGCCGGGGCGCCAAGGTCAAGGGCGGCGACCGGCTGACGCTGATCGGGCGGAGCCTGCTGGTGCTCCAGCGGCCGGCCTGA
- a CDS encoding SAV2148 family HEPN domain-containing protein has translation MDAPPGTVSLARPLEIGAELDWGADAWSEVRTRARRAGRAYIWLNLVEQRLRAVVAAVLRPVYEPVHGDEWVIAAAGPAGQEWVQRAVAVREVSRRKGYLLDPADDNIVSFLTLPQLRELMVQHWPCFEPYVDDRREVELVLDELEVARNIVSRNRALSETVLAQAERASARLLDILGSGAGTRISGRLPIDAVEDLVGDRYADVVGVHPDRVRLQRQLPAEDLFGGARRLDAVGIGLNLLVQNYSGRRLVRLAESGCRVRLLFLNPASSAVRRREREIGLKKGEMSRSIEMNILHMRRVRARLRDPGAFEIQVFDETPRFTAYLVDGDGPDGLAVVQPYLRKSRGMESPVFVLRGGSREVVRQDARDGREADHGLFEIYREEFESVWVDSRPVS, from the coding sequence ATGGACGCACCGCCCGGCACGGTGTCCCTCGCCCGACCACTGGAGATCGGCGCGGAACTGGACTGGGGGGCCGACGCCTGGAGCGAGGTGCGCACCCGGGCCCGCCGGGCCGGACGCGCCTATATCTGGCTGAATCTCGTCGAGCAGCGCCTGCGGGCCGTCGTCGCGGCCGTGCTGCGTCCCGTCTACGAGCCGGTGCACGGCGATGAGTGGGTCATCGCGGCGGCCGGGCCCGCCGGCCAGGAGTGGGTCCAGCGCGCGGTCGCGGTCCGCGAGGTCAGCCGCCGCAAGGGGTATCTCCTCGACCCCGCCGACGACAACATCGTCAGCTTCCTGACGCTTCCGCAGCTGCGCGAGCTGATGGTCCAGCACTGGCCCTGCTTCGAGCCCTACGTGGACGACCGCCGGGAGGTCGAGCTGGTCCTGGACGAGCTGGAGGTCGCCCGCAACATCGTCTCCCGCAACCGCGCGCTGTCCGAGACCGTGCTGGCCCAGGCAGAGCGGGCCAGCGCGCGGCTGCTGGACATCCTCGGTTCCGGGGCCGGGACCCGTATTTCCGGACGGCTGCCCATCGACGCCGTCGAGGACCTCGTCGGCGACCGCTACGCCGACGTCGTCGGCGTGCACCCCGACCGGGTGCGGCTACAGCGCCAGCTGCCCGCCGAGGACCTCTTCGGCGGCGCCCGCCGCCTCGACGCGGTGGGCATAGGTCTCAACCTCCTGGTCCAGAACTACTCCGGCCGCCGGCTGGTCCGGCTCGCCGAGTCCGGCTGCCGGGTCCGGCTGCTCTTCCTCAACCCGGCCAGCAGCGCGGTCCGCCGCCGGGAGCGCGAAATCGGCCTGAAGAAGGGCGAGATGAGCCGCTCCATCGAGATGAACATCCTCCACATGCGGCGGGTCCGGGCCCGGCTCCGGGACCCGGGCGCCTTCGAGATCCAGGTCTTCGACGAGACCCCGCGCTTCACCGCCTACCTCGTCGACGGCGACGGGCCCGACGGCCTGGCCGTCGTCCAGCCCTACCTCCGCAAGAGCCGCGGGATGGAGTCCCCGGTGTTCGTGCTGCGCGGCGGCAGCCGCGAGGTGGTCCGCCAGGACGCCCGCGACGGGCGGGAGGCCGACCACGGGCTCTTCGAGATCTACCGCGAGGAGTTCGAGAGCGTCTGGGTGGACTCCAGGCCGGTCTCCTGA
- a CDS encoding exonuclease domain-containing protein has product MSWHQELLVGFDLETTGTDVEQDRVVTAALIRLEADGRVAGAQSWLLDPGVPIPEEAARIHGISTAHVQEHGRAPTGSIAEITEALADVLRADIPLVVMNARYDLSLLDRECRRHGVPPLTDRLGRPPSPVIDPLVLDKHVDRYRKGKRALQALCGHYGVRLDGAHEAGADAAAAVGVARRIGEKYPAVALPSPRALHTLQEQAAAEQAASFQAYLRRSGDPEARVEPAWPLIPYQR; this is encoded by the coding sequence ATGAGCTGGCATCAGGAGCTGCTGGTCGGCTTCGACCTGGAGACCACGGGCACGGACGTCGAGCAGGACCGCGTCGTCACGGCCGCGCTGATCCGGCTGGAGGCGGACGGCCGGGTGGCCGGCGCACAGTCCTGGCTGCTCGATCCGGGCGTGCCGATTCCCGAGGAGGCCGCCCGCATCCACGGCATCTCGACCGCTCATGTCCAGGAGCACGGTCGGGCGCCGACGGGCTCCATAGCGGAGATCACTGAGGCACTGGCCGACGTCCTCCGGGCGGACATACCCCTGGTGGTGATGAACGCCCGCTACGACCTCTCACTGCTCGACCGCGAGTGCCGCCGTCACGGCGTGCCGCCCCTGACCGACCGGCTCGGCCGCCCGCCGTCCCCGGTCATCGACCCGCTCGTCCTCGACAAGCACGTCGACCGCTACCGCAAGGGCAAGCGCGCACTCCAGGCGCTCTGCGGGCACTACGGCGTACGGCTCGACGGCGCGCACGAGGCGGGGGCCGACGCGGCCGCCGCGGTCGGGGTGGCCCGTCGCATCGGCGAGAAGTACCCGGCCGTCGCGCTGCCCTCGCCGCGCGCCCTGCACACCCTCCAGGAGCAGGCCGCCGCCGAGCAGGCCGCCTCGTTCCAGGCGTATCTGCGCCGATCCGGCGACCCGGAGGCGAGAGTCGAGCCGGCCTGGCCGCTGATCCCGTATCAGCGCTGA
- a CDS encoding aminoglycoside phosphotransferase family protein has protein sequence MTEPRTAFTEARAREVLAAAGHPEAAADARLLALGENAVFALEERGVVVRVGRSPELLARAERELVVAQWLAAEGVPAVRAAEPAARLVDGHPVTYWRQLPEAVRPAAPQDLAELLRRVHALPEPPFALPRRELLDGVERWLRLAGDAVSPADAEYLRGRRDAFALAATALEPHLPRGPIHGDALPRNVHIGPDGPVLVDLETFSSDLREHDLVAMALSRDRYGLGVDAYEAFVSVYGWDVRDWEGCAVLRGSRETASCAWVSQHAPGNPAARKEFQRRVASLREKDTAVRWYPF, from the coding sequence ATGACCGAACCCCGCACCGCCTTCACCGAGGCGCGCGCCCGGGAGGTGCTGGCCGCGGCCGGGCACCCGGAGGCGGCGGCGGACGCCCGGCTGCTCGCGCTCGGCGAGAACGCCGTCTTCGCGCTGGAGGAGCGCGGCGTCGTCGTACGGGTCGGCCGCAGCCCCGAACTGCTCGCGCGCGCCGAGCGGGAACTGGTGGTGGCCCAGTGGCTGGCGGCCGAGGGCGTCCCGGCGGTGCGGGCCGCGGAGCCGGCCGCCCGGCTCGTCGACGGGCACCCCGTGACCTACTGGCGGCAGCTGCCCGAGGCCGTCCGGCCCGCGGCGCCGCAGGACCTGGCCGAGCTGCTCCGGCGCGTCCACGCGCTCCCCGAGCCGCCGTTCGCGCTGCCCCGGCGGGAGTTGCTGGACGGTGTGGAGCGGTGGCTGCGGCTGGCCGGCGACGCGGTGTCGCCGGCCGACGCGGAGTATCTGCGCGGACGGCGGGACGCCTTCGCGCTGGCCGCGACGGCGCTGGAGCCGCATCTGCCGCGCGGACCGATCCACGGCGACGCGCTGCCCCGCAACGTCCACATCGGGCCCGACGGGCCGGTCCTCGTCGACCTGGAGACCTTCTCCTCCGATCTGCGCGAGCACGACCTGGTGGCGATGGCGCTGAGCCGGGACCGCTACGGGCTGGGCGTGGACGCCTATGAGGCCTTTGTGTCGGTGTACGGCTGGGACGTCCGGGACTGGGAGGGCTGCGCCGTCCTGCGCGGGTCCCGGGAGACCGCGAGCTGCGCCTGGGTCTCGCAGCACGCACCCGGGAACCCGGCGGCCCGCAAGGAGTTCCAGCGCCGGGTCGCCTCGCTGCGCGAGAAGGACACGGCGGTCCGGTGGTACCCGTTCTGA